One window of Pseudacidobacterium ailaaui genomic DNA carries:
- a CDS encoding carboxypeptidase regulatory-like domain-containing protein — protein MQKSPFRYFPAQNTAKRSAWAALLLFALAWFSPAVMQAQFRGSLRGVVTDPQGAVIPGATVTLANKDTGQNQTATTDNNGFYIFNGLAPANYSLTVDATGFKQKVLEHVQLIPEQLNSLNVQLEVGGAAQTVTVSGTTQALDYETATVSATVNSNQIQHLPSFNRDIFQLAQLTPGVFGDGSQAGGGGTFNLPGNQGPGGSGNGQAGIFATENGPQIQTRGGQYETNGISVDGISTVSAVWGGTSVITPSEDSVDSMKVVSNSYDAENGRFSGAQIEITSKSGTNDLHGSAFFKMSRPGLNAYQRWNGVSSNIPGTAAERGVNRDNDRFNNYGGSLGGPIWKDRIFAFFNWESSPLSATNTAQGWYETSQFDKLTGIAPIASKYLQYPGEAVSATGILQRTCASIGLQEGVNCATTSQGLDVGSPLKNGVGMQDLSYGGNSNMPGVGSGLDGVADLAYFNSINPSNTSQNQYNGRLDANVTQKDHVAFAIYWVPVNSTFYNGPVRSANLWHHSQVNDAFSLIWNHTFSPTLLNQARANAAGWRWNEVATNPQEPFGLPQDNIDNIGSIGNQGGFQFFGAPGPSNFNQWTYSYSDVLTKVIGGHSIKMGGELTRLYYLNNPVYAARPSFNFHNLWDFANDAPYFESGQFDSKTGVPFGNRQDNRENLWGFFVQDDYKVRPNLTINLGLRWSYFGAFYSKENNLGILRFGSGADPLDGLNIKIGGGIYTPQKNNWGPQVGFAWQPKQGNGNIVVRGGFGINYNQNEIAITANGNGNPPFVVQANYSCNYPYTNNPSCSGTGIVYQTASDIHSLFGYAPNPNAITNFGPDNLPLPGASPIFVTGFLSNPKTIANYHYSLDTQYQLPFNLVASLGYQGSQTRHLLVQNNWNAIAAARGLALNPKVNFLDFYQNTGTGNYNAMIATLNHTFAHNFQAEVMYTWAKAMDENSGPYSEDFYPYDTHAAYGRSDYNVANAVKIFGLWQPVFFHGSHSWLEKVAGGWSLSGIWNWHTGFPWNPVYNATGSLYYPGSGYGQLRPAARLGGYGSSTSNKVFQQATNPNFGGDGTKYFPGPTYVAATGSSFLDTVPAPLPGIQRNSLNGPNYNDVDASLSKAFGLPNMPILGENARFEVRADAYNLFNKTNINPSSIDTNLGSVNPDGSVSPNADFGVAGSALGSRTVQIQARFSF, from the coding sequence ATGCAAAAGAGTCCTTTCCGTTATTTCCCTGCGCAAAACACAGCCAAGAGATCTGCCTGGGCCGCGTTGCTGCTGTTTGCGCTCGCATGGTTTTCACCAGCGGTGATGCAGGCGCAGTTCCGCGGATCGTTGCGTGGTGTCGTCACAGATCCGCAGGGCGCTGTGATTCCAGGTGCTACGGTCACGCTCGCGAACAAAGACACTGGCCAGAACCAGACGGCCACCACCGACAATAACGGATTTTATATTTTCAACGGCCTGGCGCCGGCGAATTACAGCCTAACCGTAGATGCCACCGGGTTTAAGCAGAAGGTGCTCGAGCATGTACAGCTCATTCCGGAACAATTGAACTCGCTGAATGTTCAGCTTGAGGTGGGCGGAGCGGCGCAGACGGTCACTGTCAGCGGGACAACTCAGGCCCTGGATTATGAAACGGCGACAGTGAGCGCCACGGTGAACAGCAATCAGATCCAACACTTGCCGTCGTTCAACCGCGACATCTTTCAGCTTGCACAATTGACGCCGGGGGTCTTCGGCGACGGTTCGCAGGCCGGCGGGGGAGGGACGTTCAATCTGCCGGGCAACCAGGGACCAGGGGGCAGCGGCAACGGGCAGGCAGGCATTTTTGCAACAGAAAACGGTCCGCAAATCCAGACGCGAGGCGGACAGTATGAAACCAATGGCATTTCGGTAGACGGAATCAGCACGGTCAGCGCGGTGTGGGGTGGGACTTCCGTCATTACGCCGAGTGAAGACTCGGTTGACAGCATGAAGGTCGTCTCCAATAGTTATGACGCGGAAAACGGGCGCTTCAGCGGCGCACAGATTGAAATCACGTCGAAGAGCGGCACCAATGACCTGCATGGGAGCGCGTTCTTCAAGATGTCGCGGCCGGGCCTGAATGCTTATCAGAGGTGGAATGGCGTCAGTTCCAATATTCCGGGCACGGCGGCCGAGCGCGGTGTGAACCGAGACAATGACCGGTTCAACAATTATGGCGGCAGCCTGGGCGGTCCAATCTGGAAGGACAGGATCTTTGCCTTCTTCAACTGGGAGAGCAGTCCATTGTCGGCAACCAACACGGCGCAGGGCTGGTATGAGACTTCACAGTTTGACAAACTGACTGGGATTGCTCCGATCGCGTCGAAGTACCTGCAGTATCCGGGTGAGGCCGTGTCGGCGACCGGAATCTTGCAGCGTACGTGCGCGTCCATCGGCCTGCAGGAGGGTGTGAACTGCGCCACTACCTCGCAGGGTCTTGACGTGGGTTCTCCGCTGAAGAATGGGGTGGGGATGCAGGACCTGAGCTATGGCGGCAACTCAAACATGCCCGGCGTTGGCAGTGGTCTGGATGGTGTTGCGGACCTGGCGTACTTCAACTCGATCAATCCTTCCAACACCTCGCAGAACCAGTACAACGGGCGTCTGGATGCGAATGTCACCCAAAAGGACCATGTGGCGTTTGCGATTTACTGGGTCCCGGTCAATTCAACCTTTTACAACGGGCCGGTGCGCTCTGCCAACCTATGGCACCATTCGCAGGTGAACGATGCATTTTCGCTGATCTGGAACCATACATTTTCGCCTACGTTGCTGAACCAGGCGCGCGCCAATGCCGCTGGATGGCGATGGAACGAGGTTGCGACAAATCCGCAGGAACCGTTTGGTTTGCCGCAGGACAACATTGACAATATTGGGAGCATTGGAAACCAGGGCGGCTTCCAGTTTTTTGGCGCTCCGGGACCGTCCAACTTCAACCAATGGACCTACAGCTACAGCGATGTGCTGACCAAGGTGATTGGCGGACACAGCATCAAGATGGGCGGGGAGCTGACGCGGCTCTATTATCTGAACAATCCGGTCTATGCGGCGCGGCCCAGCTTCAATTTCCATAACCTGTGGGACTTTGCCAATGATGCACCATATTTTGAAAGCGGACAGTTCGATTCCAAAACCGGCGTTCCTTTCGGCAACCGGCAGGACAACCGCGAAAACCTGTGGGGCTTTTTTGTGCAGGATGATTACAAGGTCCGGCCGAACCTGACCATCAACCTGGGTCTGCGCTGGTCTTATTTCGGAGCGTTCTATTCCAAGGAGAACAATCTGGGAATTCTCCGTTTTGGCAGCGGCGCCGATCCTCTGGACGGGCTGAATATCAAGATTGGAGGAGGGATTTACACGCCGCAAAAGAACAACTGGGGGCCACAGGTTGGCTTTGCCTGGCAGCCCAAGCAAGGCAATGGGAACATCGTGGTCCGTGGCGGCTTTGGTATCAACTATAACCAGAATGAAATTGCCATTACGGCCAACGGCAATGGCAATCCGCCATTCGTGGTGCAGGCGAACTATAGCTGCAACTATCCTTATACGAACAACCCTTCGTGCTCAGGCACGGGGATTGTGTATCAGACCGCGAGCGACATCCATTCCTTGTTTGGCTACGCGCCGAACCCGAATGCGATTACGAATTTTGGTCCTGATAATCTGCCGCTTCCTGGGGCCTCACCGATTTTTGTTACCGGGTTCCTGTCCAATCCGAAGACCATCGCGAATTATCACTATTCTCTGGACACGCAGTACCAATTGCCTTTCAATCTAGTGGCATCGCTGGGATATCAGGGGAGCCAGACACGCCACCTGCTGGTGCAGAACAACTGGAACGCCATTGCCGCGGCCCGGGGCCTGGCGCTGAACCCGAAGGTCAACTTTCTGGACTTTTACCAGAACACGGGGACCGGAAACTACAACGCGATGATTGCGACGCTCAACCACACCTTTGCCCACAACTTCCAGGCGGAGGTGATGTATACATGGGCGAAAGCGATGGATGAAAACTCCGGGCCTTATTCGGAGGACTTCTATCCTTACGACACCCATGCGGCGTATGGACGGTCGGACTACAACGTGGCCAATGCTGTGAAGATCTTCGGTCTGTGGCAGCCAGTCTTTTTCCACGGCAGCCATAGCTGGCTGGAGAAGGTGGCCGGCGGGTGGTCGCTGAGCGGCATCTGGAACTGGCACACAGGGTTTCCGTGGAACCCAGTCTATAACGCAACCGGAAGTCTGTATTATCCGGGAAGCGGTTATGGACAACTGCGGCCCGCGGCCAGATTGGGTGGATATGGAAGCAGCACCAGCAACAAAGTCTTCCAGCAGGCCACGAACCCCAATTTTGGCGGAGATGGAACCAAGTACTTCCCTGGTCCGACGTATGTTGCTGCTACGGGGTCCTCGTTCCTGGATACGGTGCCCGCGCCGCTGCCGGGGATCCAGAGAAACAGCTTGAACGGACCAAATTACAACGACGTGGATGCCAGTCTGAGCAAGGCCTTTGGTCTGCCAAATATGCCGATTCTGGGCGAAAACGCCAGGTTTGAAGTCCGCGCCGACGCATACAACCTGTTCAACAAAACAAACATTAACCCATCTTCGATTGACACCAATCTGGGATCGGTGAATCCGGATGGCTCCGTTTCACCCAATGCTGATTTCGGTGTGGCCGGTTCAGCTTTGGGCAGCCGGACGGTGCAGATCCAGGCACGGTTCAGCTTCTGA
- a CDS encoding GH39 family glycosyl hydrolase, producing MAVLALEALLLPTHCIFAQERVEIHAQDQTTPLPHFWETMFGSGRANLTLRESYREDLRAVKKITGFQYVRFHAILHDENGVYNEDEHGDPVYNFQYVDQIYDGLLKNGVRPVVEISFMPKKLAANPDALHPFWYKQNVSPPKSMERWDDLIRHFAQHLVERYGIAEVSQWYFEVWNEPNIDFWGGVPRQRSYFELYAHTARALKEVSPRLRVGGPATAAAAWVPDFLKFASENHVPVDFVSTHGYADDTVEDLFGTHEQVPMDDRVCRAVAKVKREIKASAMPGLPLLWTEWNVPGEMEARDTIYVGPALANTIRECAGEGVEAMSFWTFSDVFEENGPIPAPLTGQFGLRAEGGINKPSFYAFALLHQLGDRLLPNPAKDVLVTKTAEGGLAVAAWNLVDPGEQGAARQMTLVFDGVRPDAPVTIQRVDEDHGNVLKAYAAMGRPVYLTTAQVEELNRETALGPPEERRLDHGRLTLDLGPNALVLMKIAR from the coding sequence GTGGCTGTTCTGGCCCTGGAAGCTTTGCTTCTGCCAACGCACTGCATTTTCGCCCAGGAGCGAGTGGAGATCCATGCACAGGACCAAACCACGCCGTTGCCTCATTTCTGGGAAACCATGTTCGGCTCAGGGCGGGCGAACCTTACGCTGCGCGAGAGCTACCGCGAAGACCTGCGCGCGGTCAAAAAGATTACCGGTTTTCAATATGTGCGTTTTCACGCGATCCTGCATGATGAAAACGGCGTCTATAACGAGGACGAGCACGGGGACCCGGTCTACAACTTCCAGTATGTAGACCAGATCTATGACGGGCTGCTGAAGAACGGAGTGCGTCCGGTGGTGGAGATCAGCTTTATGCCGAAGAAGCTGGCGGCCAATCCGGACGCGCTGCACCCCTTCTGGTACAAGCAGAACGTTTCACCGCCAAAGAGCATGGAGCGGTGGGACGATTTGATCCGGCACTTTGCACAGCATCTGGTGGAGCGCTACGGCATCGCGGAAGTTTCGCAGTGGTACTTCGAGGTGTGGAATGAGCCGAACATTGATTTTTGGGGCGGGGTGCCACGCCAACGTTCGTATTTTGAGCTGTATGCGCACACGGCGCGCGCGCTCAAGGAGGTGAGTCCGCGCCTGCGTGTGGGCGGCCCAGCGACGGCGGCGGCAGCCTGGGTGCCGGATTTTCTGAAGTTCGCCTCAGAAAACCATGTGCCGGTCGATTTTGTCTCCACGCATGGATACGCAGATGATACGGTCGAGGACCTGTTTGGAACACACGAACAGGTCCCCATGGATGACCGCGTATGTCGGGCTGTGGCCAAGGTGAAGAGGGAGATCAAAGCATCGGCCATGCCGGGACTTCCGCTGCTGTGGACGGAGTGGAATGTGCCGGGCGAGATGGAGGCGCGCGACACAATCTATGTGGGACCCGCCCTGGCCAACACGATTCGCGAATGCGCAGGCGAAGGTGTGGAGGCGATGTCGTTCTGGACATTTTCCGACGTATTTGAGGAAAACGGACCGATTCCTGCTCCACTGACGGGACAATTTGGTCTGCGGGCCGAGGGCGGCATCAACAAGCCAAGCTTTTATGCTTTTGCGCTGCTGCATCAGCTCGGGGACCGACTGCTGCCGAATCCGGCCAAGGACGTGCTGGTGACGAAGACCGCGGAGGGTGGCTTGGCCGTGGCGGCATGGAACCTGGTGGACCCAGGAGAGCAGGGCGCAGCGAGGCAGATGACGCTGGTCTTTGACGGTGTGCGCCCGGATGCTCCGGTCACCATCCAGCGGGTCGATGAGGACCACGGCAATGTGCTGAAAGCGTATGCGGCGATGGGAAGGCCGGTGTATCTGACTACAGCGCAGGTGGAGGAATTAAACCGCGAAACCGCCCTGGGGCCCCCGGAAGAGCGTAGGCTGGACCATGGCAGACTGACGCTGGATTTGGGGCCGAATGCACTGGTGCTGATGAAGATTGCAAGATGA